The Vibrio navarrensis genome has a segment encoding these proteins:
- a CDS encoding ABC-F family ATPase has protein sequence MISTANITQQFGAKPLFENISVKFGEGNRYGLIGANGCGKSTFMKILSGELEPSAGNVSYDPNERVAKLNQNQFAYEEFTVIDTVIMGHKDLWKVKQERDRIYSLPEMSEEDGMKVADLEVEFAEMDGYMAEAKAGELLLAVGIPLEQHFGLMSEVAPGWKLRVLLAQVLFADPDIMLLDEPTNNLDIDTIRWLEDTLNERNCTMIIISHDRHFLNSVCTHMADLDYGELRVYPGNYDEYMTAATQVRERLLADNAKKKAQIAELQTFVARFSANASKAKQATSRAKQIDKIKLDEVKASSRQNPFIRFEQSKELFRNALEVENLSQGFDQDLFAGFNAIFEVGERVAIIGENGVGKTTLLSTLAGVLEPRTGSYKWSENSNIGYYAQDHAHDFAEDMNLMEWMGQWRQEGDDEQVVRSFLGRMLFGQDDIKKSVKVLSGGEQGRMLLGKIMMHKPNMLLMDEPTNHMDMESIESLNNALEQYKGTLFFVSHDRVFVDSLATRIIEIRNGKITDFKGTYAEFLKSRGVD, from the coding sequence TTGATTTCTACAGCAAACATCACTCAACAATTTGGCGCCAAGCCTCTGTTTGAAAACATCTCGGTTAAATTTGGCGAGGGCAACCGCTATGGTTTAATCGGCGCAAATGGTTGTGGTAAGTCAACCTTTATGAAAATCCTAAGCGGTGAACTGGAACCTAGTGCCGGAAACGTGAGCTACGATCCGAACGAACGAGTTGCCAAACTGAACCAGAACCAATTTGCTTATGAGGAGTTTACGGTCATCGATACCGTGATCATGGGGCATAAAGATCTTTGGAAAGTAAAACAAGAACGTGACCGTATTTACTCGTTGCCAGAAATGAGTGAAGAAGATGGGATGAAAGTGGCCGATCTTGAGGTTGAGTTCGCAGAGATGGACGGCTACATGGCCGAAGCGAAAGCGGGTGAGCTGCTCTTGGCTGTGGGCATTCCGCTGGAGCAGCACTTTGGTTTAATGAGCGAAGTTGCACCAGGCTGGAAACTGCGTGTTCTTTTGGCGCAAGTGCTGTTTGCTGATCCAGATATCATGCTATTGGACGAGCCGACCAACAACTTGGACATTGATACCATCCGTTGGCTAGAAGATACGCTCAACGAGCGCAACTGCACCATGATCATCATTTCGCATGACCGACACTTCCTGAACTCGGTATGTACCCACATGGCGGATTTGGACTATGGTGAGCTTCGTGTGTACCCAGGCAACTACGATGAATACATGACCGCTGCAACTCAGGTACGTGAGCGTCTATTAGCCGATAATGCTAAGAAGAAAGCGCAAATTGCCGAGCTACAAACCTTCGTTGCTCGCTTCTCGGCCAACGCATCAAAAGCGAAGCAGGCGACTTCTCGCGCTAAACAAATTGATAAGATCAAACTGGATGAAGTGAAGGCTTCAAGTCGTCAAAACCCATTCATTCGCTTCGAACAATCGAAAGAGCTTTTCCGTAACGCGCTGGAAGTTGAGAACCTCAGCCAAGGTTTTGATCAAGACCTTTTCGCGGGCTTCAATGCCATTTTTGAGGTGGGTGAGCGTGTTGCCATTATCGGTGAAAACGGTGTCGGTAAAACAACCTTACTCAGCACCCTTGCTGGCGTGCTAGAGCCTCGCACAGGCAGCTACAAGTGGTCTGAAAACTCAAACATTGGTTACTACGCGCAAGACCACGCGCACGATTTTGCTGAAGACATGAATCTAATGGAGTGGATGGGGCAATGGCGTCAGGAAGGCGACGACGAACAAGTGGTACGTAGCTTCCTTGGTCGCATGCTGTTTGGCCAAGACGACATTAAGAAATCCGTGAAAGTGCTTTCCGGTGGAGAGCAGGGGCGTATGCTTCTCGGTAAGATCATGATGCACAAACCTAACATGCTGCTGATGGACGAACCAACCAATCACATGGACATGGAATCGATCGAATCACTCAACAATGCGCTTGAGCAATATAAGGGTACGCTGTTCTTCGTATCACATGACCGCGTTTTTGTTGACTCTCTAGCCACTCGGATTATCGAGATCCGTAATGGCAAGATCACCGATTTCAAAGGTACTTACGCAGAGTTCCTCAAATCTCGCGGTGTCGACTAA
- the mobA gene encoding molybdenum cofactor guanylyltransferase MobA yields the protein MLQPTQTTWVILAGGQATRMGGDDKGFIELNHKPLIQHVIERLATQTDRIFINANRNQSRYQAFAPVFADHIEGFQGPLGGMHAALNHIETDWVGFVPCDSPNISLDLVERFCRSVDESSDIWVAHNGQQPQPVFALCHKRALPALTAFLQRGERKMGLFFSQHHARYVDFSDSPQCFVNLNTPQELAQFGKICS from the coding sequence ATGCTGCAACCAACACAGACCACTTGGGTAATTCTTGCCGGAGGGCAAGCCACCCGTATGGGAGGCGATGATAAAGGGTTTATTGAGCTTAACCACAAACCGCTGATCCAACATGTTATCGAGCGCCTTGCAACGCAAACCGATCGTATTTTTATCAACGCCAATCGTAACCAATCGCGCTACCAAGCGTTCGCTCCGGTATTTGCGGATCATATTGAAGGATTCCAAGGGCCTCTTGGAGGCATGCATGCCGCGCTCAATCATATAGAAACAGATTGGGTTGGCTTTGTTCCCTGTGACAGCCCAAATATCAGTCTCGACTTGGTTGAGCGTTTCTGTAGGTCGGTCGACGAATCCAGCGATATTTGGGTCGCCCACAATGGGCAGCAGCCACAACCTGTCTTTGCACTTTGTCACAAACGTGCCCTGCCCGCTTTGACGGCATTTTTACAGCGTGGCGAGCGCAAAATGGGGTTGTTTTTTTCACAGCACCATGCACGTTATGTGGATTTCAGTGATTCGCCACAATGTTTTGTGAATCTGAATACGCCACAAGAATTAGCCCAGTTTGGAAAAATCTGTTCATGA